In Oxalobacteraceae bacterium OTU3CINTB1, the sequence GTGCTGATTGGAGAGAAAGGCCAGGCGGAGCAAGTGACGATCCAAAAATCGTCGGGTTCCGAGAAGCTCGATGAAGCCGGCCGCCAGGCCGTGCTGCGCGCGCTGTACAAACCGTATATCGAAGATGGCAAGGCCATACCGGTGTACGCGCTGGTGCCGATCAACTTCCAGCTGGGTTGAACCATGCGCCGCTCCTGCGGCGCATGTCATTTACATCATCACAGATCCAGACGACCCTCGATCGAATCGTCCAGCGTCTTGCCGATCACGGCGCCAATCAGCATCTTCACGCCAGCCACCGCGCGGCCATGCTTGGTGTCCCAATAATAACCGTAAGTCGGCGCAAACTTGATCAGCGTGATGCGCGGATCGTCCTCGCCCTCCGTGAACCAGGTCTTCATGGTAAAGCTCCACAGCTCCTTGAGCTTCGCGCGGTCGCGCAGCACGGTGGCCACGCCCTCGATGTGCAGGAACTCCGAGTGTGCCGAACCCTGGAAGTACAAGG encodes:
- a CDS encoding pyridoxamine 5'-phosphate oxidase family protein, which codes for MDSINANQPEQNHQDLIGEDAVKKIKDFVDSTPGCFFCTNDGDGGPGDARPMMAQQVDDLGNIWFISASDSLKNQELAADPSATLYFQGSAHSEFLHIEGVATVLRDRAKLKELWSFTMKTWFTEGEDDPRITLIKFAPTYGYYWDTKHGRAVAGVKMLIGAVIGKTLDDSIEGRLDL